AGATTTTTGTTAGCTGTTTATTTATTATTATAAATAAATTTTATTTTTTTAAAAGAAAATCTTTGAGTGAGAAAAAGTTTGGCTTCATATTATATGATAATGAAGGAAGGCTTATTCTATGCTGCAGAACATGAGGTATATTCATGTTAATATTTAATATTTTGTCAACAGTTTTTTTAAATTTAGAAGGATGTGCTGTACCTAAAAATAAACCATATTCATGTTTTTTTAGTTGATCTTTTAATAGTTTATAAGCAATTGCTGCATGTGGTTCCGATATATATTTTAATTTATATAAATTTAATAAAGTTTCTTTTGTTACATTATCAGATACACTTCCATAACCTAAAGATTTTAATTTCCATTTTTTTCTGTGAAATAATTCTTTTACTCGAGTCCAATTATTTGGTTGACTAATATCCATTGCATTTGAAATTGTTGAAACTGTTTCTTTTGGATTCCAAATTCCTGTTTTTAAAAATCTTGGAATTGTATCATTGGAATTAGTGGCTGCAATAAAAGATTTAATAGGTAAACCTAAAGATTTTGCTAATAATCCAGCAGTTAAATTACCAAAATTACCACAAGGAACGGAAATAATTAATTCTTTTCTTTTATTATGTGGAACCATAGAAAATGCTTCAAAATAATAGCATATTTGTGCTAATAATCGACTTATATTAATAGAATTAGCTGAATTTAATCCTGTTTTTTTTCTCAAATCTTTATCTTGAAAAGCTTGTTTTACTAATGTTTGGCATTCATCAAAACTTCCATTGATAGCTATTGTTGTTATATTTTCTCCTAAAGTACAGAACATTTTTTCTTGAAATTCACTAATTTTTCCTTTTGGAAAAAGGATTACAACACGTACATTTTTCATTTTATAAAAAGCATGTGCTACTGCTGCACCTGTATCTCCAGAAGTTGCGGTTAAAATAGTAACGTTTTCATCTTTATTTTGATTTAACAAAGATAGCATTTGAGCCATAAATCGTGCTCCAAAATCTTTAAATGCTAAAGTTGGTCCATGAAATATTTCTAAACAAGAAATATTTTCTTCTACTTTTCTGACAATTGGTCCAGAAAAAGAAAACGCTTGTTTAACCTTATTAAATAGTTCTATTGTGTTAATTTCATCTCCTATAAACATTTCTAATATTTTACTACTTCTAGATATAAAATCCATTTCTAACAATTTTTCTAAATCAGATGAATCTATTTTTGGTAAATATGTAGGAAAAAATAAACCTTGATTTTTTCCTAATCCTAATGTTACCGCTTCAGCAAAACTAACTTGCTCTTCGTGATTTTTTAAATTATATAATTTCATTGATTAACCTATAATTTTAGTTCCAATATTATCTATTTTACAAATTTTTACAAACCCATTTTTGTTTACAATATATTCTTCATTAATTTTTTTTTCAATTTTTATAGCAATATTTATATTGTCACATATTGCAAAAATGCTAGGTCCTGATCCAGAAATACCGAATGACATTGCTCCGATATTCATAATTTTTTGTTTAATATTATTAAATTGAGGCATTAAGATGGTTCTATATGGTTCAGCAATTACATCTTTCATCACTTGAGCTGCTAAATCATATTGCATAGTATGAGAAGCGTGTATAAAACTTGCAATATGTCTACTATGATCAATACAAATTTTTTTAGTATATTTTTTAGGTAATAGATTTCTAGATTCCATAGTGTTTATATTTATTCCTGGCCATGCTATTATCCAAAACCAATCATTACAATGAGGAATTTTTTGAGTAATATATTTTTTTTCGTTAATAATTAATTGAATCCCTCCTAAATAACATGGAGCAACATTGTCATAATGAATAGTTCCAGAAATTAAACTTTCTAATTTACCCATTAAAATTAATAATTCATTATCATTTATAGGATGATTTAAAAAATTATTTAATCCTACTAAAGTGGCTACAACAGAACAAGCGCTAGAACCTAAACCGGAACCAATTGGCATATTTTTTTCTAATATTATTGATACAGAGATATCTTTTTTAATTTTTTTACAAAAATATAACCAACATTTCCATACTATATTTTCTGTAATATCTGTAGGTAATTCATGTGAAAATTGTCCTATAGTTTTTAACGTAAATTGTTTTGATTTTTTGATTGTAATGCAATCTCCTAATAAAGATTTATCTATTGGATAAATAGCTGCTCCTAAAATGTCAAAACCTACATTTATGTTTCCTATAGAAGCTGGTGCATAAATTTTTATCATAATATTTTTCCCTTTATTCTCCTATGATAAAGTACGTAAAATATCTGAAAATACTCCAGCAGCAGTAACATTATTACCAGCTCCATATCCTCTTAATACTAAAGGTATTGGTTGATAATATTGGGTATAAAAAGCTAGTGCATTTTCTCCGTTTTTCACAGAATATAAAGGATCATTAGTGTTAACTTCCATAATATTAACGCTGCATTTTCCATTAACATCTATTAAACCAATGTATCTTAATACTTTTCCTTTTTTTTGTATTTTATATATTTTTTCTTGAAAAAATTTATCGATTTTTGATAAATTAGATATAAAATTATTAACATTAGAACTTTTTAAATAATATTCATTTGGTAAAATTGATTCAATTTTGATATCTTTAAGTTCTAAATGATAACCGGCTTCTCTTGCTAAAATAAGTAATTTTCTAGCTACGTCAATTCCTGATAAATCTTCTCTAGGGTCAGGTTCAGTTAATCCAGCATGCATTGCTTGCATAGTAGCTTCAGAAAATTTTATATTTTCTTCTAATTTCCCAAAAATAAATGATAAAGATCCAGATAATATTCCTTTAAATTGAATTAATTTATCTCCTGATAATAATAAATTTTTAAAATTTTCTATTATTGGTAATCCTGCACCAACATTTGTTTCATAAAAAAAATGTTTTTTATTTTTTTGTGTTTCTTTTCTAATGTTTAAATAATAACTATAATTTGAAGTATTTGCTTTTTTGTTTGCAGTAACTATATGCATACCATAATTTATGCATTCAATATATTTTTCAGAAATAAACTGACTAGAAGTACAGTCCACAAGTATAGGATGAGAACAATTATTTTCTATAATAAATTGTTTTAATTGATCAAAATTAAATTTTTCTGTAGATTTATTGATTTCTAATTTATAGTGATTTAAATTAATTCCTTCATTATTCATTACACTTTTTTTAGAATTAGCAATACTACATAATTTAATAAAGATATTTTTTTTTTGTAATATTTTTTTTTGTTGTGCAATTTGTTGTAACAGTGTTTTTCCGATTCCTCCTATCCCTATTAAAAATATTTCAATATATTTTTTATAATGATTAAATATAAAATTATGTAATTTATCTATTTTTTTAATATATATATTTTTTTTTTCTATTTTTTTTAATAATACTGATAATGATTGTTGTGAAGAATAAAATATATTATATATACATTGTTTTTTTTCATTTTCAAATATTTTGTATAATTTTGGTACAATTTTTTTTTGTAATAACTGAATATTTCCTACAATAGAAATAATAGAAATATTATTTATTATTTTTTTTATGAAAAAATTATTTTTATTAGTTTTTACACAATGTATTTTTTTTATTTTTTGGCATATTTTTTCTAAAAATTTTTTTTTAATACAAATATGTAATTCATAATTTTCAGTTAATTCAACAAATGAAAAGATATTTGAATTTAATTTTTGAGAGATATTTTGTAAACTATGAATAGTTTGTTTTATATTTTCATTTTTTTTAATTTGTATATAGATTAAACTAAAATCATTGAGTTCTGCAATGCCTTTAATATTGTTTGTATCATTAGATTGATGTGAAATTATTGTTCCTGAAGCATATTGATCAAAAGTATTTTTAATTATGCAATTAATATTATTTTTTTCAAGTGGAAAAATAGTTTTTGGATGTAAAACTTTTGCTCCTAAATATGATAATATTGTTGCTTCCGAATAAGATAAACTTTTTAACTGTTGTGCAGAATGAATAATTCTTGGATCATATGAATATACTCCATTTACATCTGTCCAAATTTCACATGAACATGCGTTTAAACAAACTGATAAAATAGCAGCGGAGTAATCTGATCCATCTCTTCCTAATACTACAATTTCTCCTTTTTGGTTACTAGCAATAAATCCAGGCATTAATATTATTGATTGTTTTTGTATTGTTAATGCTTGTATGTTATTTTTTGTTTTTTTAATATTTACAGTAGCATTTAAATAATCATCATTAGTAATGATTTCTTTTTGAGGGTTAATTATTACAGTAGGATACTTTAACATTTTAAAAATACCTTCCATAATAATTATGGATAAAATTTCTCCTTTTGAAATAATGATTGCTTTTATTTTATCAGGACATTGTTGTAATACAGATATTGCTTTTAACATTCTTGTGATATGATTTAATTCATTTTGTATTTTTTGTTCTATGATTTTATAAGGAAAAGTATTATTTTTATCAAATAATTCTTTTATTAATAAATAAAAAATTTGTTGAATTTCATGTATTTCGTGTTGAAATTGATTATTTATAATACTTTTTTCTATTGCATCTATTAAATAATTTGTTATTTTTTTTGGTGCTGATAATACTACTGCGATTTGCATTTCTTCTTTTTTTTTCAAAATAATATTTGAAACTAATAAAAATAATTTGGCATTAGCTAAAGAAGATCCTCCAAATTTTAATATTTTCATAATTTTTCTCTAGAAATTTAAAAAATTGTTAAAAAAAGAATATAAAAAATAATAATTTTTTATATTTATTTATAATATTTAAATTTTTTATATCATATTTAGTTACAATTATAATTGTACAAAATATTTTTTGTAAAAAAAATAATAATCAGTGTTAAAAATTTTAGTTAATATAATAGTATTAATTAATTATATTGTAACTAAAGAAGTTATAAACATATTTTTTTATTTTTTATTATATTTTTAAAATAAATATAAAAAAGATTTAAAAAAATTTTTATTATTTTCTATTAATTAGTTACAATACATGATAAAAAATAATAAAATTATTTATTTTTTAAATCAATTAATATTTTTTTCACAATTAGTATTTACGCTATGTATCTTAATCAAAATTTTAACAAAAATTAATATACATACTATATTTTATTATATTATGTATATATAGTACTTCAACTTTGTAATGATATTTTATGCAAATTTTTATTAAAAGCATTATTTCTAAAGATGAGCTTCAAAAAAAAATTAATGAATTAGGAGTGATGATTACTAATCGGTATAAAAATAGTAAAAATCATATGATTTTAATTGGATTATTAAGAGGTTCTTTTATTTTTATAGCTGATTTATGTCGAGTTATTCATGTACATCATGAAATAGATTTTATGACTATATCTAGCTATGATAGTGGTATGAAACCTAGTGGGGATGTAAAAATACTTAAAGATTTAGAATGCGATGTTTTAAATAAACATGTTTTAATTGTTGAAGATATTATTGATTCTGGACAGACTTTAAGTAAAGTTTTAGAAATTTTATCAATTAGAAATCCTAAATCATTATCAGTATGTACATTATTAGATAAACCAGAGCGTCGTGAAGTAAATATTAAAGTGGATTATGTTGGATTTTCGATACCAGATTATTTTGTTGTGGGTTATGGAATAGATTATATACAATCTTATCGTTATTTACCTTATATAGGTAAGGTAATAATAAAAAAATAAAATTATAAAACAAAATGTTTTTGTTGTTGTATTTCGAATAACATTGTTCTTTTTTAATTATGAAGTAAAAATATAATATATCAGTAAACTGTAATTTTTTTTGTTGTTGTTACATATTATTTTAATAGTAAAATGGGTTTTACCCATTTTTACTATCTTTGTTTTTAATTATCTTAAAATTTGTTTTTCTCTTATTTCTTCTAATGTTTTACAATCTATACATAAATTTGCAGTAGGTCTTGCTTCTAATCTTTTTATTCCTATTTCAATACCACAGGAGGTACAATATCCAAATTCTTTTCTTAAAATTTTATTTAATGTTCTATCTATTTTTGTTATTATTTTTCTTTCTCGTTCTTTATTTCTTAGTTTTAAACTAAATTCTTCTTCTTGTACAGCTCGATCGATAGGATCTGGAAAATTATTAGTAAGTTCTTCTTTTTGATCTTCATGTTGTCTGTTTAATTCAAAAATAATTTGATTTTTCCAAGCTGTGAGTATTTTTTTAAAATGTGTTAATTGCATGCTATTCATATATTTTTCTTCTTTTGTTTCTTGATAGGGATGTACTCCAGCAATAGAGAGAATACTTAAAGAAGAAATTTTACGATGTTTATTCATTTTTATATTCCTATTTTTGTGAAATTTTATTTCATTATTATTATTCGAGTAAGTGAAATGTCAATTTTGTAGTTATAATAAAATATTTTTAGATATAATTTTTTATTAAAAAAAACAAGCTTATAAAAAATTTTTAAATAATATATTTATCTAAAATTTAAATTAATAACACATGATTTCTTATAAATGTATTATTTTTAATACAAATAAATAATTTTTTTGGAATATATGAGAATTATAGGATTTTTATTTTTTTTTGATCATTAATTTATTGTATTATATATATAAAAAATATTTTTTGTAAGAAAAGTATAAGCTGCAATTACAATAGTTTTAATATTTCATTTATTATAGTTTAAAAAAAAAATATAAAATATGATTAAAATTATATTACAAATAGAATACGATGGTACAAGATATTTTGGTTGGCAAATTCAAAAAAATACTATTACAATTCAAGAAAAATTAGAATTAGCTATATCTAAAATTGCTAATCAAAAAATCAGAATAGTATGTGCAGGAAGAACCGATACAGGGGTACATAGTATTGGTCAAATTATACATTTTGTTACTAATGTACATAGAAGTATTAAATCTTGGATTATTGGAGTTAATTCTTATTTACCAAAGGATATAGTTGTTATCTGTGCTTGGTTTTCAGAAGATTGTTTTCATGCTCGTCACAGTGCTATTTCAAGAAGATACCAATATATCATTTATAATTATCCAATTCGTTCTGCTATAGTTCACAATAGAGTATTTCATTTTTATCGTCAAAAATTAGATGAAAAGAAAATGAATCAAGCTGCTTTATTATTATTAGGAACTCATGATTTTAGTGTTTTTCGAGCTAAAAATTGTCAATCAAAAAATCCGATTAAAACAATAAAATTTATTCAAGTATATCGAATAAATAAATTTGTATTTCTAGATATAGAAGCTAATTCATTTTTATATCATATGGTTAGAAATATTATGGGTACATTATTAATTATTGGATTAAATAAAAAAAAAGTTAGTTGGATAAAAAAGTTATTAAAATTAAAGAAAAGATTATATGCGGGACCTACGATGCCTGCTTCTGGACTTTATTTAACATTTGTACAATATCCAAAAAGTTTTAATATAACAAAATGGAATACTAATTTTAATATTTTTAAAGAATTTTAAAAAAAATTGAATATGATAACAATATTATTATAAAATATTTGTGTAATATGTACATAGTTAAATATATTATACATATTATTTTTTGATAAAAATTTTAACATAATATTCTGTATATAAAAAAAATAAAATTATAATAAATAATAATATTATTTTAAATTTTTAATAAAAATGAATTTAATAATAATATTTTAATATTTTATTAGATCTAATAAACTTTTAAATAATGTTTAATTTTTATACACAGTTATCTTTTGAACATTGTTATAATATTTACACGATATTACAAAATTTTTTTATTTTATACAGTATTTTATAATATTTTTTGAAAAATAATATTGTTTATTAAAATTAATATTATTTAATATTTAATTTGATTTTAATGACAATTTAAATAATTTTAAGAGTAGTTAAATTTATATATAAATAACCTTTTTACATTTTTATATATTTAAGTTTTTATATTGAGAATAATATATATGCTTACTCAATGGTTACGCAAATTTTTTGGAAATAATAATAGTTATATTTTACAACAAGCACAAAGTATAGTTCATAATATCAATAAAATTGAACCGAAAATGATTAAATTATCTGATCAAAAATTACAAAATAAAACACAAAAATTACGAACTTTAATTCAACAAGGGATTGCGTTAAATAATATACTTCCTGAAGCATTCGCAGTAGTAAGAGAAGCAAGTAAACGTATATTTGGAATGCGTCATTTTGATGTACAGTTATTAGGAGGTATTGTTTTACATCAAAATTGTATTGCAGAGATGAGAACAGGAGAAGGAAAAACTTTAACTTCTACTTTACCTGCATATTTACATGCTTTAAAGGGAAATGGTGTTCATATAGTAACGATGAACGATTATTTAGCTAAAAGAGATGCTCAAATTAATAAACCTTTATTTGAGTTTTTAGGTTTAACTGTAGGTTTAAATGCTGCACATATATCTATTGAAAAAAAACGTCAAGCGTATTTATGTGATATTACTTATGGAACTAACAATGAGTATGGTTTTGATTATCTTAAAGACAATATGATTTTTTCTAAAAAAGATTGTGTACAAAGATCACTAGATTATGCTTTAATCGATGAAGTGGATTCTATTCTTATTGACGAATCACGTACACCTTTAATTATATCTGGACCTATAGAATCCAGTTCTAAA
This Buchnera aphidicola (Thelaxes californica) DNA region includes the following protein-coding sequences:
- the thrC gene encoding threonine synthase, giving the protein MKLYNLKNHEEQVSFAEAVTLGLGKNQGLFFPTYLPKIDSSDLEKLLEMDFISRSSKILEMFIGDEINTIELFNKVKQAFSFSGPIVRKVEENISCLEIFHGPTLAFKDFGARFMAQMLSLLNQNKDENVTILTATSGDTGAAVAHAFYKMKNVRVVILFPKGKISEFQEKMFCTLGENITTIAINGSFDECQTLVKQAFQDKDLRKKTGLNSANSINISRLLAQICYYFEAFSMVPHNKRKELIISVPCGNFGNLTAGLLAKSLGLPIKSFIAATNSNDTIPRFLKTGIWNPKETVSTISNAMDISQPNNWTRVKELFHRKKWKLKSLGYGSVSDNVTKETLLNLYKLKYISEPHAAIAYKLLKDQLKKHEYGLFLGTAHPSKFKKTVDKILNINMNIPHVLQHRISLPSLSYNMKPNFFSLKDFLLKK
- the thrB gene encoding homoserine kinase, with the protein product MIKIYAPASIGNINVGFDILGAAIYPIDKSLLGDCITIKKSKQFTLKTIGQFSHELPTDITENIVWKCWLYFCKKIKKDISVSIILEKNMPIGSGLGSSACSVVATLVGLNNFLNHPINDNELLILMGKLESLISGTIHYDNVAPCYLGGIQLIINEKKYITQKIPHCNDWFWIIAWPGININTMESRNLLPKKYTKKICIDHSRHIASFIHASHTMQYDLAAQVMKDVIAEPYRTILMPQFNNIKQKIMNIGAMSFGISGSGPSIFAICDNINIAIKIEKKINEEYIVNKNGFVKICKIDNIGTKIIG
- the thrA gene encoding bifunctional aspartate kinase/homoserine dehydrogenase I; amino-acid sequence: MKILKFGGSSLANAKLFLLVSNIILKKKEEMQIAVVLSAPKKITNYLIDAIEKSIINNQFQHEIHEIQQIFYLLIKELFDKNNTFPYKIIEQKIQNELNHITRMLKAISVLQQCPDKIKAIIISKGEILSIIIMEGIFKMLKYPTVIINPQKEIITNDDYLNATVNIKKTKNNIQALTIQKQSIILMPGFIASNQKGEIVVLGRDGSDYSAAILSVCLNACSCEIWTDVNGVYSYDPRIIHSAQQLKSLSYSEATILSYLGAKVLHPKTIFPLEKNNINCIIKNTFDQYASGTIISHQSNDTNNIKGIAELNDFSLIYIQIKKNENIKQTIHSLQNISQKLNSNIFSFVELTENYELHICIKKKFLEKICQKIKKIHCVKTNKNNFFIKKIINNISIISIVGNIQLLQKKIVPKLYKIFENEKKQCIYNIFYSSQQSLSVLLKKIEKKNIYIKKIDKLHNFIFNHYKKYIEIFLIGIGGIGKTLLQQIAQQKKILQKKNIFIKLCSIANSKKSVMNNEGINLNHYKLEINKSTEKFNFDQLKQFIIENNCSHPILVDCTSSQFISEKYIECINYGMHIVTANKKANTSNYSYYLNIRKETQKNKKHFFYETNVGAGLPIIENFKNLLLSGDKLIQFKGILSGSLSFIFGKLEENIKFSEATMQAMHAGLTEPDPREDLSGIDVARKLLILAREAGYHLELKDIKIESILPNEYYLKSSNVNNFISNLSKIDKFFQEKIYKIQKKGKVLRYIGLIDVNGKCSVNIMEVNTNDPLYSVKNGENALAFYTQYYQPIPLVLRGYGAGNNVTAAGVFSDILRTLS
- the hpt gene encoding hypoxanthine phosphoribosyltransferase; its protein translation is MQIFIKSIISKDELQKKINELGVMITNRYKNSKNHMILIGLLRGSFIFIADLCRVIHVHHEIDFMTISSYDSGMKPSGDVKILKDLECDVLNKHVLIVEDIIDSGQTLSKVLEILSIRNPKSLSVCTLLDKPERREVNIKVDYVGFSIPDYFVVGYGIDYIQSYRYLPYIGKVIIKK
- the dksA gene encoding RNA polymerase-binding protein DksA; the protein is MKMNKHRKISSLSILSIAGVHPYQETKEEKYMNSMQLTHFKKILTAWKNQIIFELNRQHEDQKEELTNNFPDPIDRAVQEEEFSLKLRNKERERKIITKIDRTLNKILRKEFGYCTSCGIEIGIKRLEARPTANLCIDCKTLEEIREKQILR
- the truA gene encoding tRNA pseudouridine(38-40) synthase TruA, which gives rise to MIKIILQIEYDGTRYFGWQIQKNTITIQEKLELAISKIANQKIRIVCAGRTDTGVHSIGQIIHFVTNVHRSIKSWIIGVNSYLPKDIVVICAWFSEDCFHARHSAISRRYQYIIYNYPIRSAIVHNRVFHFYRQKLDEKKMNQAALLLLGTHDFSVFRAKNCQSKNPIKTIKFIQVYRINKFVFLDIEANSFLYHMVRNIMGTLLIIGLNKKKVSWIKKLLKLKKRLYAGPTMPASGLYLTFVQYPKSFNITKWNTNFNIFKEF